From the genome of Natrinema marinum:
CGTACGCGTCGTCGATCACCGATTACGGCGACCACCTCTCGAGGGCCGACGATTTCGACGACCCGTACAAAGTGCTGCTGATCACGCTCGGGACGGACTACGCGGACCACCTCCAGACGACGCGATCGTTCCGGAGCAAGTACGGCGACGACTTCTCCGACGAGGCCGACGAGGCTCTCGACGACGTTTTCGAACTGTTGAAGGCAACCGCAACGATGCGGCAGTTCTTCAAGACGCTCGTCCTTCAACAGGAACTCGCCATGCTCTCCCGGCGGTTGATTTACACCGGCGTCCCGGCGATACTCGTGGCGTACTTCCTCTCGCAGACCTATACCGCCGCTTCGGACCTGCCGACGGCGATCGATCCGGCGGTCATGCCGATCGTGGTGGTGGTCGCGACGGGGGTGGTCCTCTCACCGCTGGCGGTGTTGGTCGCCTCCCTGGTCCGCGTGGCGACGGTGTCCCTGTACACGGTCTCTATCGGGACGTTCATCCCGCCCGAAGAAACGTTCAAAAGCGATTGAACGTGGTCCGACGGTCGATGACGGAGCCGTCGCCATTTCGCCCCGAGAGACGGCGAACGGCGAGCGCGCGTATCCGCCGATAGGCGGGGAGTTCAGGACGCCGGTTACCAGACCACCCACTCGAGCGCGAGGACGACCGCGGCCAGGAAGACGTGTTCGCCGTCGACGACGAAGCCATAGTACAGCGGGCCGCGATCGGGGGTTGCGAAAGGGATGTATGCGCAAACGTAGACGTTCATCGCCAGAACGACGAGGAACTCGGCTGGGACGACCCCGTTCGCGATGAAGGCGACGACGCCGACGGCGACGGCGACGGTAGCGACGATCGAAGCGCGCCTGGTCGCTTGCGGACCGAACAGATTGGGAACGGTTGGAATGTTCTCCGCGCGGTCACCCTCTATGTCCTTCACGTCGAAGATCACTGCGGCGATAGTTATCATGACGGTCACGTACGCGAACACGAACAGTACCTCGACGGAGGCGAGCCGATCGTAGTAGTACCCGACGCCCAGCGGAATCGCGCCCCAGGCAAAGCCCACGACGAGATTCTTCACGAGGAAGATCTGCTTGACGCCACCGACGGAGTACAGCAGGACCACCGCGAGCGGCAGGAACATGTACACCGCACCCGGCAGCCCCACCGCGACGGCGAGGCCGATCGCGGCGACGTAGAGGGCGACACCCGCCGCCAGCCAGAGCCGGCCGTAGCGCTTCGTAAACGCTGCGCGCCGCGGAACGTTTCGCTCGTCTTCCTCGAGGTCGGTGAACCGGTTGACGGTGTAGACGAACATCGTCGCCGCGAAGACGATAAACAGCGGCAGCGGCTCTAACGGGAGCCCCGCGAGCCGAACCGTCGTGACCGCGACGCTGACCGTCGACAGCGAGATGAAGAGGTTGCTGTGGACCAGAAACCGGAGGACGGCCGCTACCGACGACACCCATGGTGGCGTCCGGTGCGTCGTCGCTTGGTTCGTCACGGGGATGGCCTCGTGTGAGAGCTAGGGACAGACGGGGTTTGAATGCTGTGTTGGTCCCGCTGTTCCAGCGGGCGGCGACGGCGGAGTCACTGCCGGCTGCCGGCCAGGCCGGACCGGATCGAACGGGGCGGCGCACTCGAACGCGGTTGACGAACGGGACCCGATCTGGAAAATCGCCCACTCACGCCGACCGTTCGGGCTCGAGTTCGAACGTGTGGTTGCGTCCAGTCTAGCTTCAGTTGAAGAACCACACAAAGAAGGCCGAACCGGAAACGGTACGACGGCTGCTGACCCGCAGTCGTTGATACACGTGGATGGAATTCCCGTGGCGAGTGGAAACTGGCAGGATTTAAGCAAGGGCGGAACGGCCGTTCGAATGGTATGAAATTACACGAGTACCAGGCGAAGCAGGTCTTCGCCGATGCCGGGGTGCCGACGCCGGAGTCCCAACTCGCGGACGACGTCGACGGCGTCGTCGCCGCGGCCGAGGAGATCGGGTATCCGGTAGCGGTCAAGGCGCAGGTACAGGTCGGCGGCCGCGGAAAGGCCGGCGGGATCAAGCTGGTCGAGGACGAGGACGAGGCCCGCGAAGCGGCCGAATCCATCCTCGGGATGGACCTGAAAGGCTACCACGTGGACCGAGTCCTCGTTGAGGAGGCGGTCGACTTCGTCAACGAGCTCTACGTCGGGATCACGATGGACCGCGGCGAGGGCAAGCCCGTCGCGATGGTCTCGACCAAGGGCGGGGTCAACATCGAGGAGGTCGCCGAGGAGGACCCCGAGGCGATCGCCCGCGAACACATCGACCCCTCTTTCGGGATGCATCCCTACCAGGCTCGCAAGGCCGTCTACGACGCCGGCGTCGACCAGTCGGTCGCGCGCGACGTCTCGAGCGTGCTCACCACGCTCTACCAGCTCTGGGACGACAAGGACGGCGCCGACGCCGAGATCAACCC
Proteins encoded in this window:
- a CDS encoding UbiA family prenyltransferase encodes the protein MTNQATTHRTPPWVSSVAAVLRFLVHSNLFISLSTVSVAVTTVRLAGLPLEPLPLFIVFAATMFVYTVNRFTDLEEDERNVPRRAAFTKRYGRLWLAAGVALYVAAIGLAVAVGLPGAVYMFLPLAVVLLYSVGGVKQIFLVKNLVVGFAWGAIPLGVGYYYDRLASVEVLFVFAYVTVMITIAAVIFDVKDIEGDRAENIPTVPNLFGPQATRRASIVATVAVAVGVVAFIANGVVPAEFLVVLAMNVYVCAYIPFATPDRGPLYYGFVVDGEHVFLAAVVLALEWVVW
- the sucC gene encoding ADP-forming succinate--CoA ligase subunit beta, translated to MKLHEYQAKQVFADAGVPTPESQLADDVDGVVAAAEEIGYPVAVKAQVQVGGRGKAGGIKLVEDEDEAREAAESILGMDLKGYHVDRVLVEEAVDFVNELYVGITMDRGEGKPVAMVSTKGGVNIEEVAEEDPEAIAREHIDPSFGMHPYQARKAVYDAGVDQSVARDVSSVLTTLYQLWDDKDGADAEINPLMVTSDDEVIAADAVMNIDEDALFRQPELAEMEEEASGGDELEQKADEYDFDYVRLEGNVGIIGNGAGLVMTTLDLVDHYGGKPANFLDVGGGAKAARIANALDMVFSDDNVDSVVFNIFGGITRGDEVARGINEALEQFDEIPKPVVVRLAGTNWEEGMEILNEDLVTVEQTLEDAVQRAVEYAGEVEA